The Bacteroidales bacterium DNA window CCGTACACGTCCGAAACGTTCAGGCAACAGATCGTTGTAATACAATTTGTCCTTATTATCACCATCCGCATGTACGCCGCAAGCCTGTGTAAAAACGTTTTCCCCGACAATCGGCTTATTCGCAGGAATACGGATACCTGAAAAAGTTTCTACCATCCTACTCAACAGAGTCAGTTTTTCTTCATTTACCTTTACCTGCGTATCCGTATGATCCCTAAGCACTGCCACAACACTTGCCAGCGGGGTGTTCCCGGCACGTTCACCAAGTCCGTTAACAGTAGCATGTATTCCTTTTATCCCTGCTTTGACGGCAGCCAATGTATTAGCTACGGCCAGATCATAATCATTATGGGCATGAAAATCCAGATGCACTCCGGGATACCTGTCACACATTTCCTTACAAAAAAGGAATGTTTCATCCGGAGCAAGAATGCCCAATGTATCGGGGAGCATGATACGCTGTAGCCCCACGTCTTTTAAATGATCAACCAGGAAGAAGACATAATCTTTTGAATGGCGCATACCGTTGCTCCAATCTTCAAGGTACAGGTTGGCTTTCATACCTTTCCGGGCAACCATTTCAACAGATTTTTTGACATCGGAGACATGCTGTTCAGGTGTTTTGCGCAACTGACCGGTCAGGTGTTTCATGGATCCCTTGCATAACAGATTTACCACCTTAGCTCCCGCGCCATGTATCCAGTTAACGGATTGATCCCCGTCAATAAAAGCGAGTACCTCAACCTGCTCCAGCCTGTTGTTTTTTTCCGCCCATTCGGTGATCCTTTTTACTGCTTCCAGTTCGCCTTCCGATACCCTGGCGGAAGCAATTTCAATACGGTCGACTTTTACTTCTTCCAATAACAACCGGGATATATGCAACTTTTCAGCTGCAGTGTAAGCTACTCCTGAAGTCTGTTCCCCGTCACGCAGGGTGGTATCCATTATTTCAACATTCATCTGTATAAATTAATCTTTTAAAGTTCCGGATTTTGGATTTCTTACTTTCAAACTTTAACTATTCCGCTATGGTCATTTTTACTGTTACCTCATCTTTAAACGGCACATAGAAAGGAATAAATTCAAATCCCGGGACAAGGTTAAAAGCTCTTTGGTTCACTTCCGTAGGCATAATTTTCATCGCAGATCCGACAATAATGTATAACCGGGTATCCGGTTTCTCAATATAAAAACCGTTCCGGACGGATGCATATTTTTCATTACCCTTAGATATGACCGGAACCGCCAGTGTCATTTCTTTATCTTTCTGATTTAGTGAAACGGCTTTTATATGTATATCGGTCTTTGTAAACTGGTATGTTATTTCCACCGGAATACTGCCGGATTCGGGTGACTTCCCATCTTTAGCCACCAATTCGGTAAGAACAACGAACTTTTCCCCGTCAGTACCGGAATCGTGCGAAATCCTGGCTTCTTTATCGCAGATATTGGTATAGGTTTTTCCTTTTTCTTTATATTCAACCCTCAAGGTCGACGGATAGTTCATCAATCTTTTACTTACCTGCATATTACTGGATTCCACCATGGAATATTCGGTCATGGCTGCAGCAAGTATGGGACCGGTTTTCGGGTTCCACAGCATAGAAAGGGCACCACCGTGTGTATTTCCTCCGGGAGATTTATAAGCAACATCATATCCGGAAATCGTTCCTCTCCACCCACCTAAGGCAACCGTCCAGACATCAAGGTCTTCAAAATGCCTGACACCGTATTCCTTCTCCCTGGGCAGGCTGATTCGCTCTGCCGGACGGCTGAACCCTTTATGCAAAGCAACCGCAAGTCCTTTGGCATGTTCAAACGTATGATGGATACAAGCAGCATAACCTGCAGACTGGTAATGCATCCCACCATATAATATTCCATTGCCGGTACAGGCTCTCAACAATTCAAAATTACGATATC harbors:
- a CDS encoding 2-isopropylmalate synthase, encoding MNVEIMDTTLRDGEQTSGVAYTAAEKLHISRLLLEEVKVDRIEIASARVSEGELEAVKRITEWAEKNNRLEQVEVLAFIDGDQSVNWIHGAGAKVVNLLCKGSMKHLTGQLRKTPEQHVSDVKKSVEMVARKGMKANLYLEDWSNGMRHSKDYVFFLVDHLKDVGLQRIMLPDTLGILAPDETFLFCKEMCDRYPGVHLDFHAHNDYDLAVANTLAAVKAGIKGIHATVNGLGERAGNTPLASVVAVLRDHTDTQVKVNEEKLTLLSRMVETFSGIRIPANKPIVGENVFTQACGVHADGDNKDKLYYNDLLPERFGRVRKYALGKTAGKSNIARNLEELGIQLDPEAMQRVTKRVIELGDRKENVTADDLPYIISDVLQSEGIEQKIKVHNYSLNVAEGLKSVATLSLEVDGKCYEETSAGDGQYDAFMNALRKIYAPLNKDLPRLMDYVVSIPPGGHTDALVETVITWQNGEREFKTRGLDPDQTISAIQATVKMLNLI